One window of Gymnogyps californianus isolate 813 chromosome 10, ASM1813914v2, whole genome shotgun sequence genomic DNA carries:
- the ANAPC13 gene encoding anaphase-promoting complex subunit 13 codes for MDSEVQRDGRILDLIDDAWREDKLPYEDVAIPLNELPEPEQDNGGTTESVKEQEMKWTDLALQYLHENVPPTGN; via the exons ATGGACAGCGAAGTGCAAAGGGATGGCAGAATCCTGGATTTGATCGACGATGCATGGAGGGAAGATAAATTGCCGTACGAGGATGTGGCTATCCCTCTG AATGAGCTTCCTGAACCAGAGCAAGACAATGGTGGCACAACTGAGTCTgtgaaagagcaagaaatgaAGTGGACAGATTTGGCTCTCCAGTATCTCCATGAAAACGTTCCACCCACGGGAAACTAG